The Lagopus muta isolate bLagMut1 chromosome 4, bLagMut1 primary, whole genome shotgun sequence genome has a window encoding:
- the RNF103 gene encoding E3 ubiquitin-protein ligase RNF103 isoform X2, with translation MSSAVKNEEERIRGGKNPKIRRLAGDLMEGELYSALKEEEASESVSSTNFSGEMHFYELVEDTKDGIWLVQVIANDRSPLVGKVHWEKMVKKVSRFGIRTGTFNCSSDPRYCRRRGWLKSTLIMSVPQTSTSKGKVMLKEYSGRKIEVEHIFKWITAHAASRIKTIYNSEHLREEWNRSDQYRVKIYLFASLDQPPAFFSALSVKFTGRVEFIFVNVENWDNKSYMAEIGIYKTPSYILRTPEGIYRYGSNAGEFISLRAMDSFLRSLQPEVNDLFVLSLVLVNLMAWMDLFITQGATIKRFVVLISTLGTYNSLLIISWLPVLGFLQLPYLDSFYEYSLKLFRYSNTTTLASWVRADWMFYSSHPALFLSTYLGHGLLIDYFEKKRRRNNNNDEVNANNLEWLSSLWDWYTSYLFHPIASFQHFPFDSDWDEDPDLFLERLAFPDLWLHPLIPTDYIKNLPMWRFKCLCIHSDETLESLQDSESDSDSENREVFSSEKDISEEDEPNTFHRPRAGEPRCRADSCSCASPCCHREPCGRKARSYGSYSTADEPDWSAWPPEMLHCTECVVCLENFERGCLLMGLPCGHVFHQNCIVMWLAGGRHCCPVCRWASYKKKQPYMQPQPLSNDAPS, from the exons ATGTCATCGGCCGTGAAAAACGAGGAGGAAAGAATTCGAGGAGGAAAGAATCCAAAGATACGCAGGCTGGCGG gTGACCTTATGGAAGGGGAACTTTATTCTGCCCTCAAGGAGGAAGAAGCCTCTGAGTCAGTTTCAAGTACGAACTTTAGTGGTGAAATGCATTTCTATGAGCTTGTGGAAGATACAAAAGACGGGATCTGGCTGGTACAG GTCATAGCAAACGACAGAAGTCCACTGGTGGGTAAAGTCCACTGGGAGAAAATGGTGAAGAAAGTATCGAGATTCGGCATACGTACTGGCACTTTTAACTGTTCCAGTGACCCCAG ATACTGCAGGAGGAGGGGCTGGCTGAAATCCACCCTCATTATGTCAGTTCCACAGACCAGCACCTCCAAGGGAAAAGTAATGCTTAAAGAATACAGCGGGCGCAAAATTGAAGTGGagcacattttcaaatggatcACAGCCCATGCTGCTTCTCGGATCAAAACCATTTACAACTCTGAACATTTAAGAGAAGAGTGGAACAGAAGTGACCAGTACCGTGTGAAAATATACCTGTTTGCCAGCCTCGACCAGCCTCCAGCCTTCTTCTCTGCACTAAGTGTAAAGTTTACCGGGAGAGTAGAGTTTATTTTTGTGAACGTGGAAAACTGGGACAATAAAAGTTACATGGCAGAAATTGGTATCTACAAGACACCATCCTACATACTTAGGACTCCTGAAGGGATTTACAGGTATGGAAGTAATGCTGGTGAATTTATATCACTGCGTGCCATGGATTCCTTTTTGCGCTCGTTGCAACCAGAAGTtaatgatttatttgttttaagctTAGTTTTGGTTAATCTGATGGCTTGGATGGACCTGTTCATTACGCAAGGTGCTACTATAAAGCGATTTGTGGTTCTTATAAGCACTTTAGGGACGTATAATTCACTCCTAATTATTTCCTGGCTACCCGTGTTGGGTTTTTTGCAACTACCTTACTTAGACAGCTTTTACGAGTACAGTTTAAAACTCTTCAGGTACTCTAACACAACTACATTGGCTTCTTGGGTAAGAGCCGACTGGATGTTCTACTCTTCGCACCCAGCGCTCTTCCTCAGCACGTACCTTGGCCATGGTTTGCTGATTGATTACTTTGAGAAGAAGAGAAGACGCAATAACAACAACGATGAAGTCAATGCTAACAATCTGGAGTGGCTCTCAAGCCTGTGGGACTGGTACACCAGCTACTTGTTTCATCCTATTGCTTCCTTTCAACACTTCCCTTTTGACTCGGATTGGGACGAAGACCCAGATCTGTTCTTGGAGCGTTTGGCCTTCCCCGATCTCTGGCTTCACCCTCTGATACCAACAGATTATATCAAAAACTTACCAATGTGGAGGTTTAAATGCCTCTGCATCCATTCGGACGAAACGCTGGAATCCCTCCAAGACAGCGAAAGTGACTCTGACAGTGAGAACAGAGAGGTGTTCAGCAGTGAAAAAGACATCTCGGAGGAAGACGAGCCAAATACATTTCATAGGCCCAGGGCAGGAGAGCCTCGCTGCCGTGCCGACAGCTGTTCGTGTGCCAGTCCATGTTGTCACAGGGAGCCTTGTGGACGGAAAGCGAGGTCGTACGGGTCGTACAGCACCGCAGACGAGCCGGATTGGTCAGCGTGGCCCCCTGAGATGCTGCACTGCACGGAATGCGTGGTGTGCCTCGAAAACTTCGAGAGGGGCTGCCTGCTCATGGGCTTGCCGTGCGGCCACGTGTTCCACCAGAATTGCATTGTGATGTGGCTGGCGGGCGGAAGGCACTGCTGCCCCGTCTGCAGGTGGGCttcttacaaaaaaaagcagccataCATGCAACCACAGCCTTTGTCCAACGATGCCCCGTCTTAG
- the RNF103 gene encoding E3 ubiquitin-protein ligase RNF103 isoform X1, which translates to MWLKLCFLLLYFLVLFVLARVFEAVVWYETGFFATQLVDPVALSFRKLRTILECRGLGHSGLPEKKDVRELVEKSGDLMEGELYSALKEEEASESVSSTNFSGEMHFYELVEDTKDGIWLVQVIANDRSPLVGKVHWEKMVKKVSRFGIRTGTFNCSSDPRYCRRRGWLKSTLIMSVPQTSTSKGKVMLKEYSGRKIEVEHIFKWITAHAASRIKTIYNSEHLREEWNRSDQYRVKIYLFASLDQPPAFFSALSVKFTGRVEFIFVNVENWDNKSYMAEIGIYKTPSYILRTPEGIYRYGSNAGEFISLRAMDSFLRSLQPEVNDLFVLSLVLVNLMAWMDLFITQGATIKRFVVLISTLGTYNSLLIISWLPVLGFLQLPYLDSFYEYSLKLFRYSNTTTLASWVRADWMFYSSHPALFLSTYLGHGLLIDYFEKKRRRNNNNDEVNANNLEWLSSLWDWYTSYLFHPIASFQHFPFDSDWDEDPDLFLERLAFPDLWLHPLIPTDYIKNLPMWRFKCLCIHSDETLESLQDSESDSDSENREVFSSEKDISEEDEPNTFHRPRAGEPRCRADSCSCASPCCHREPCGRKARSYGSYSTADEPDWSAWPPEMLHCTECVVCLENFERGCLLMGLPCGHVFHQNCIVMWLAGGRHCCPVCRWASYKKKQPYMQPQPLSNDAPS; encoded by the exons ATGTGGCTGAAGCTGTGCTTCTTGCTGCTGTATTTCCTGGTGCTCTTCGTCCTGGCCAGGGTGTTCGAGGCCGTGGTGTGGTACGAGACCGGCTTCTTCGCCACGCAGCTGGTGGACCCGGTGGCTCTGAGCTTCAGGAAGCTGCGGACCATCCTGGAGTGCCGCGGCTTGGGGCACTCGGGGCTGCCCGAGAAGAAGGATGTCCGGGAGCTGGTGGAGAAGTCAG gTGACCTTATGGAAGGGGAACTTTATTCTGCCCTCAAGGAGGAAGAAGCCTCTGAGTCAGTTTCAAGTACGAACTTTAGTGGTGAAATGCATTTCTATGAGCTTGTGGAAGATACAAAAGACGGGATCTGGCTGGTACAG GTCATAGCAAACGACAGAAGTCCACTGGTGGGTAAAGTCCACTGGGAGAAAATGGTGAAGAAAGTATCGAGATTCGGCATACGTACTGGCACTTTTAACTGTTCCAGTGACCCCAG ATACTGCAGGAGGAGGGGCTGGCTGAAATCCACCCTCATTATGTCAGTTCCACAGACCAGCACCTCCAAGGGAAAAGTAATGCTTAAAGAATACAGCGGGCGCAAAATTGAAGTGGagcacattttcaaatggatcACAGCCCATGCTGCTTCTCGGATCAAAACCATTTACAACTCTGAACATTTAAGAGAAGAGTGGAACAGAAGTGACCAGTACCGTGTGAAAATATACCTGTTTGCCAGCCTCGACCAGCCTCCAGCCTTCTTCTCTGCACTAAGTGTAAAGTTTACCGGGAGAGTAGAGTTTATTTTTGTGAACGTGGAAAACTGGGACAATAAAAGTTACATGGCAGAAATTGGTATCTACAAGACACCATCCTACATACTTAGGACTCCTGAAGGGATTTACAGGTATGGAAGTAATGCTGGTGAATTTATATCACTGCGTGCCATGGATTCCTTTTTGCGCTCGTTGCAACCAGAAGTtaatgatttatttgttttaagctTAGTTTTGGTTAATCTGATGGCTTGGATGGACCTGTTCATTACGCAAGGTGCTACTATAAAGCGATTTGTGGTTCTTATAAGCACTTTAGGGACGTATAATTCACTCCTAATTATTTCCTGGCTACCCGTGTTGGGTTTTTTGCAACTACCTTACTTAGACAGCTTTTACGAGTACAGTTTAAAACTCTTCAGGTACTCTAACACAACTACATTGGCTTCTTGGGTAAGAGCCGACTGGATGTTCTACTCTTCGCACCCAGCGCTCTTCCTCAGCACGTACCTTGGCCATGGTTTGCTGATTGATTACTTTGAGAAGAAGAGAAGACGCAATAACAACAACGATGAAGTCAATGCTAACAATCTGGAGTGGCTCTCAAGCCTGTGGGACTGGTACACCAGCTACTTGTTTCATCCTATTGCTTCCTTTCAACACTTCCCTTTTGACTCGGATTGGGACGAAGACCCAGATCTGTTCTTGGAGCGTTTGGCCTTCCCCGATCTCTGGCTTCACCCTCTGATACCAACAGATTATATCAAAAACTTACCAATGTGGAGGTTTAAATGCCTCTGCATCCATTCGGACGAAACGCTGGAATCCCTCCAAGACAGCGAAAGTGACTCTGACAGTGAGAACAGAGAGGTGTTCAGCAGTGAAAAAGACATCTCGGAGGAAGACGAGCCAAATACATTTCATAGGCCCAGGGCAGGAGAGCCTCGCTGCCGTGCCGACAGCTGTTCGTGTGCCAGTCCATGTTGTCACAGGGAGCCTTGTGGACGGAAAGCGAGGTCGTACGGGTCGTACAGCACCGCAGACGAGCCGGATTGGTCAGCGTGGCCCCCTGAGATGCTGCACTGCACGGAATGCGTGGTGTGCCTCGAAAACTTCGAGAGGGGCTGCCTGCTCATGGGCTTGCCGTGCGGCCACGTGTTCCACCAGAATTGCATTGTGATGTGGCTGGCGGGCGGAAGGCACTGCTGCCCCGTCTGCAGGTGGGCttcttacaaaaaaaagcagccataCATGCAACCACAGCCTTTGTCCAACGATGCCCCGTCTTAG
- the RNF103 gene encoding E3 ubiquitin-protein ligase RNF103 isoform X3, with product MFLGDLMEGELYSALKEEEASESVSSTNFSGEMHFYELVEDTKDGIWLVQVIANDRSPLVGKVHWEKMVKKVSRFGIRTGTFNCSSDPRYCRRRGWLKSTLIMSVPQTSTSKGKVMLKEYSGRKIEVEHIFKWITAHAASRIKTIYNSEHLREEWNRSDQYRVKIYLFASLDQPPAFFSALSVKFTGRVEFIFVNVENWDNKSYMAEIGIYKTPSYILRTPEGIYRYGSNAGEFISLRAMDSFLRSLQPEVNDLFVLSLVLVNLMAWMDLFITQGATIKRFVVLISTLGTYNSLLIISWLPVLGFLQLPYLDSFYEYSLKLFRYSNTTTLASWVRADWMFYSSHPALFLSTYLGHGLLIDYFEKKRRRNNNNDEVNANNLEWLSSLWDWYTSYLFHPIASFQHFPFDSDWDEDPDLFLERLAFPDLWLHPLIPTDYIKNLPMWRFKCLCIHSDETLESLQDSESDSDSENREVFSSEKDISEEDEPNTFHRPRAGEPRCRADSCSCASPCCHREPCGRKARSYGSYSTADEPDWSAWPPEMLHCTECVVCLENFERGCLLMGLPCGHVFHQNCIVMWLAGGRHCCPVCRWASYKKKQPYMQPQPLSNDAPS from the exons ATGTTTTTAG gTGACCTTATGGAAGGGGAACTTTATTCTGCCCTCAAGGAGGAAGAAGCCTCTGAGTCAGTTTCAAGTACGAACTTTAGTGGTGAAATGCATTTCTATGAGCTTGTGGAAGATACAAAAGACGGGATCTGGCTGGTACAG GTCATAGCAAACGACAGAAGTCCACTGGTGGGTAAAGTCCACTGGGAGAAAATGGTGAAGAAAGTATCGAGATTCGGCATACGTACTGGCACTTTTAACTGTTCCAGTGACCCCAG ATACTGCAGGAGGAGGGGCTGGCTGAAATCCACCCTCATTATGTCAGTTCCACAGACCAGCACCTCCAAGGGAAAAGTAATGCTTAAAGAATACAGCGGGCGCAAAATTGAAGTGGagcacattttcaaatggatcACAGCCCATGCTGCTTCTCGGATCAAAACCATTTACAACTCTGAACATTTAAGAGAAGAGTGGAACAGAAGTGACCAGTACCGTGTGAAAATATACCTGTTTGCCAGCCTCGACCAGCCTCCAGCCTTCTTCTCTGCACTAAGTGTAAAGTTTACCGGGAGAGTAGAGTTTATTTTTGTGAACGTGGAAAACTGGGACAATAAAAGTTACATGGCAGAAATTGGTATCTACAAGACACCATCCTACATACTTAGGACTCCTGAAGGGATTTACAGGTATGGAAGTAATGCTGGTGAATTTATATCACTGCGTGCCATGGATTCCTTTTTGCGCTCGTTGCAACCAGAAGTtaatgatttatttgttttaagctTAGTTTTGGTTAATCTGATGGCTTGGATGGACCTGTTCATTACGCAAGGTGCTACTATAAAGCGATTTGTGGTTCTTATAAGCACTTTAGGGACGTATAATTCACTCCTAATTATTTCCTGGCTACCCGTGTTGGGTTTTTTGCAACTACCTTACTTAGACAGCTTTTACGAGTACAGTTTAAAACTCTTCAGGTACTCTAACACAACTACATTGGCTTCTTGGGTAAGAGCCGACTGGATGTTCTACTCTTCGCACCCAGCGCTCTTCCTCAGCACGTACCTTGGCCATGGTTTGCTGATTGATTACTTTGAGAAGAAGAGAAGACGCAATAACAACAACGATGAAGTCAATGCTAACAATCTGGAGTGGCTCTCAAGCCTGTGGGACTGGTACACCAGCTACTTGTTTCATCCTATTGCTTCCTTTCAACACTTCCCTTTTGACTCGGATTGGGACGAAGACCCAGATCTGTTCTTGGAGCGTTTGGCCTTCCCCGATCTCTGGCTTCACCCTCTGATACCAACAGATTATATCAAAAACTTACCAATGTGGAGGTTTAAATGCCTCTGCATCCATTCGGACGAAACGCTGGAATCCCTCCAAGACAGCGAAAGTGACTCTGACAGTGAGAACAGAGAGGTGTTCAGCAGTGAAAAAGACATCTCGGAGGAAGACGAGCCAAATACATTTCATAGGCCCAGGGCAGGAGAGCCTCGCTGCCGTGCCGACAGCTGTTCGTGTGCCAGTCCATGTTGTCACAGGGAGCCTTGTGGACGGAAAGCGAGGTCGTACGGGTCGTACAGCACCGCAGACGAGCCGGATTGGTCAGCGTGGCCCCCTGAGATGCTGCACTGCACGGAATGCGTGGTGTGCCTCGAAAACTTCGAGAGGGGCTGCCTGCTCATGGGCTTGCCGTGCGGCCACGTGTTCCACCAGAATTGCATTGTGATGTGGCTGGCGGGCGGAAGGCACTGCTGCCCCGTCTGCAGGTGGGCttcttacaaaaaaaagcagccataCATGCAACCACAGCCTTTGTCCAACGATGCCCCGTCTTAG
- the CHMP3 gene encoding charged multivesicular body protein 3, giving the protein MGLFGKTPEKPPKELVNEWSLKIRKEMRVIDRQIRDIQREEEKVKRSIKDAAKKGQKDVCVILAKELIRSRKAVSKLYASKAHMNSVLMGMKNQLAVLRVAGSLQKSTEVMKAMQSLVKIPEIQATMRELSKEMMKAGIIEEMLEDTFESMEDEDEMEEEAEMEIDKILFEITAGALGKAPSKVTDALPEPEPMGAAAAVDEEEDIEAMQSRLATLRS; this is encoded by the exons ATGGGACTCTTCGGCAAGACCCCCGAGAAACCGCCCAAGGAGCTG GTGAACGAATGGTCCCTGAAgataaggaaagaaatgagagtCATTGACAGACAGATCAGAG ATAttcagagagaagaggaaaaggtgAAACGGTCGATAAAGGATGCTGCCAAAAAGGGGCAGAAGGATGTGTGTGTGATCCTGGCCAAGGAACTGATCCGCTCTAGGAAGGCTGTAAGCAAACTCTATGCCTCCAAAGCTCACATGAACTCTGTTCTCATGGGGATGAAGAACCAGCTTG CTGTCCTCAGAGTAGCAGGTTCATTGCAGAAGAGCACAGAAGTCATGAAAGCTATGCAGAGTTTAGTGAAAATCCCTGAAATCCAGGCGACCATGAGAGAATTGTCCAAAGAGATGATGAAG GCTGGTATCATAGAGGAGATGCTGGAGGACACCTTCGAAAGTATGGAGGATGAGGATGAAAtggaggaggaagcagagatggaaattgacaaaattctgtttgaaattaCAGCTG GAGCCTTGGGTAAAGCACCTAGTAAAGTCACAGATGCTCTGCCAGAGCCAGAACCcatgggagcagctgctgctgttgacGAGGAGGAAGACATTGAAGCAATGCAGTCACGATTGGCTACGCTGCGTAGCTAA